The following are encoded in a window of Rosa chinensis cultivar Old Blush chromosome 4, RchiOBHm-V2, whole genome shotgun sequence genomic DNA:
- the LOC112197098 gene encoding uncharacterized protein LOC112197098 isoform X4 — protein MNEEEVEPPLGVLLGRKRGKTKSAKRASQVTPHSTEPLQIEPEPVPIDAEPIAIEPENSRNGARVSVSMFDDSVENHFRVMHTISELCGDAEDEPLPVSDIQRLSSSTTFLREWADFKYEPRDVRFACEAESSDEEDVVSRINLRQFSSATVPQNDAGNTSSPELRQDYVMYVGGPVWALDWCPRVHESHDRHAKCEFIAIAAHPPGSSYHKLGEPLTGRGAIQIWCLLNASVNDEGVPIGDKPKGGNKRSGATEKCTEQKRGRPRKKPLEESVGKEATEEKLSEPKRPRGRPRKKPIEESIDKEAKEEKSTQPKRPRGRPRNKLIEESVDNLDGRTNCDEVLAIDYPKESSELHSMDCLPANTQGNFVQEYHGKKQLSYGQSQPKKPRGRPRKKPIKEPVDNLDGGNNNFEVLAIEYQKESLELHSTDCLLANTQVDAVQETSYKQTRSKRPRGIHGKKPIEESVENLDDSSNTGEALDDQYPKELLELEGRDCAPENTQGDEVQDDSGKKRKTYRKTRAKIPREKPGEKLVEYSVDNLHGSSHYAEALGVQYLKETSELHAMNCVPAFTQAHDVQEALNEKLESSGPGPQTNNNVSNNGYAEIGSIRCSVPKDVALPRIIFCLAHHGKVAWDVKWRPLNEHDSRCKHRMGYLAVLLGNGSLEVWEVPVPRAIEVIYSSSSGEGTDPRFVKLAPVFRCSMLKSGDKKSIPLTVEWSASPPHDYLIAGCHDGTVAMWKFSASNVSQDTRPLLCFSADTNPIRALSWAPAQSNSDNANVIATAGHGGLKFWDLRDPFRPLWDIDHIPRFIYSLDWIPDPRKTLCWNKTTGPAQSWLFAFCYLECSSIKTNRYGCILWCRWNCSALPTYVQCCGERCYAKPGPTFSVRVTN, from the exons ATGAATGAAGAGGAAGTGGAACCTCCACTCGGGGTTCTATTGGGTCGAAAGCGCGGGAAAACGAAGTCCGCCAAGAGAGCAAGCCAAGTAACACCGCACAGCACAGAGCCACTACAAATCGAACCAGAGCCTGTCCCGATCGATGCGGAGCCAATTGCAATTGAGCCAGAGAACTCAAGGAATGGCGCTAGGGTTAGTGTTTCGATGTTCGATGACTCGGTGGAGAATCATTTTAGAGTCATGCACACGATTTCTGAGCTCTGTGGCGACGCCGAAGACGAGCCACTCCCGGTGAGCGACATTCAACGCTTATCATCCTCCACCACTTTCTTGAG GGAATGGGCAGATTTTAAGTATGAACCTAGAGATGTTCGATTCGCTTGCGAAGCAGAAAGCTCTGATGAGGAGGATGTTGTCAGTAGGATAAACTTGCGGCAGTTTTCTTCTGCAACTGTTCCACAG AACGACGCGGGGAACACATCTTCTCCAGAGTTGAG ACAAGACTATGTGATGTATGTTGGAGGGCCTGTTTGGGCATTGGATTGGTGTCCTAGAGTTCATGAAAGTCACGACCGTCATGCAAAGTGCGAG TTTATTGCCATTGCTGCTCATCCCCCTGGATCTTCTTATCACAAGTTAGGTGAGCCACTTACTGGCAGAGGTGCCATTCAGATATGGTGTCTTCTAAATGCTAGTGTAAATGATGAAGGTGTTCCTATAGGAGACAAACCAAAAGGAGGAAATAAAAGGAGTGGAGCCACAGAAAAATGCACTGAACAAAAAAGGGGAAGACCCAGAAAGAAGCCATTAGAAGAATCTGTTGGCAAAGAGGCCACAGAAGAAAAACTGTCTGAGCCAAAAAGGCCGAGAGGAAGACCTAGAAAGAAGCCAATAGAAGAATCTATTGACAAAGAGGCCAAAGAAGAGAAATCAACTCAACCAAAGAGGCCTAGAGGAAGACCTAGAAATAAATTAATAGAAGAATCTGTTGACAACTTGGATGGGAGAACCAATTGTGATGAGGTTCTTGCTATTGATTATCCAAAGGAATCATCTGAGTTGCATTCTATGGATTGTCTTCCTGCAAATACTCAAGGAAATTTTGTACAAGAATATCATGGCAAAAAGCAACTAAGCTATGGGCAGAGTCAACCGAAGAAGCCTAGAGGAAGACCCAGAAAGAAGCCAATAAAAGAACCTGTTGACAATTTAGATGGGGGCAACAATAATTTTGAGGTTCTTGCTATTGAATACCAAAAGGAATCACTGGAGTTGCATTCTACGGATTGTCTTCTTGCAAATACTCAAGTGGACGCTGTACAAGAAACAAGTTACAAGCAGACTCGATCAAAGAGGCCTAGAGGAATACATGGAAAGAAGCCAATAGAAGAATCTGTTGAAAACTTGGATGACAGCAGCAATACGGGTGAGGCTCTTGATGATCAATATCCAAAGGAATTATTGGAGTTGGAGGGCAGGGATTGCGCTCCTGAAAATACTCAAGGAGATGAGGTACAAGATGATAGtggtaagaaaagaaaaacgtaCAGAAAGACTCGAGCAAAGATTCCTAGAGAAAAACCTGGGGAGAAGCTAGTAGAATATTCTGTTGATAACTTGCATGGGAGCAGCCATTATGCGGAGGCTCTTGGAGTCCAATATCTCAAGGAAACATCAGAGTTGCATGCTATGAATTGTGTTCCTGCATTTACTCAGGCGCATGATGTACAAGAAGCTCTTAATGAAAAACTTGAAAGTTCCGGACCGGGTCCTCAAACAAATAATAATGTTTCAAATAATGGTTATGCTGAAATTGGCTCAATTAGGTGTTCAGTTCCAAAGGATGTAGCATTGCCAAGAATCATATTCTGCCTAGCTCACCATGGAAAGGTTGCTTGGGATGTGAAATGGCGTCCTCTTAATGAACATGATTCCAGATGCAAGCATCGAATGGGCTATCTTGCTGTTCTGTTGGGGAACGGGTCTCTGGAAGT GTGGGAGGTTCCTGTTCCTCGTGCAATTGAAGTTATTTATTCTTCTTCATCTGGAGAGGGCACTGATCCTCGCTTTGTAAAATTGGCACCAGTATTTAGATGCTCAATGTTGAAGTCTGGTGACAAAAAAAG CATCCCTCTTACTGTGGAATGGTCAGCTTCACCACCTCACGATTACTTAATTGCCGGATGCCATGATGGAACT GTTGCTATGTGGAAGTTTTCCGCTAGTAATGTATCTCAAG ATACAAGGCCTTTACTTTGTTTCAGCGCAGATACAAATCCTATTAGGGCGCTCTCTTGGGCCCCAGCTCAAAG CAATTCAGACAATGCAAATGTTATAGCTACTGCTGGACATGGAGGCCTAAAATTTTGGGACCTACG TGATCCATTCCGTCCCTTGTGGGACATCGATCATATACCAAGGTTCATATATAGTCTGGATTGGATTCCAGATCCAAG GAAAACCCTTTGCTGGAACAAAACAACAGGGCCTGCACAATCTTGGTTGTTTGCCTTTTGCTATCTGGAGTGTTCAAGTATCAAGACTAACAG GTATGGTTGCATATTGTGGTGCAGATGGAACTGTTCTGCGCTTCCAA CTTACGTCCAATGCTGTGGAGAAAGATGCTACGCGAAACCGGGCCCCACATTTTCTGTGCGTGTCACTAACTGA
- the LOC112197098 gene encoding uncharacterized protein LOC112197098 isoform X5, with translation MNEEEVEPPLGVLLGRKRGKTKSAKRASQVTPHSTEPLQIEPEPVPIDAEPIAIEPENSRNGARVSVSMFDDSVENHFRVMHTISELCGDAEDEPLPVSDIQRLSSSTTFLREWADFKYEPRDVRFACEAESSDEEDVVSRINLRQFSSATVPQNDAGNTSSPELRQDYVMYVGGPVWALDWCPRVHESHDRHAKCEFIAIAAHPPGSSYHKLGEPLTGRGAIQIWCLLNASVNDEGVPIGDKPKGGNKRSGATEKCTEQKRGRPRKKPLEESVGKEATEEKLSEPKRPRGRPRKKPIEESIDKEAKEEKSTQPKRPRGRPRNKLIEESVDNLDGRTNCDEVLAIDYPKESSELHSMDCLPANTQGNFVQEYHGKKQLSYGQSQPKKPRGRPRKKPIKEPVDNLDGGNNNFEVLAIEYQKESLELHSTDCLLANTQVDAVQETSYKQTRSKRPRGIHGKKPIEESVENLDDSSNTGEALDDQYPKELLELEGRDCAPENTQGDEVQDDSGKKRKTYRKTRAKIPREKPGEKLVEYSVDNLHGSSHYAEALGVQYLKETSELHAMNCVPAFTQAHDVQEALNEKLESSGPGPQTNNNVSNNGYAEIGSIRCSVPKDVALPRIIFCLAHHGKVAWDVKWRPLNEHDSRCKHRMGYLAVLLGNGSLEVWEVPVPRAIEVIYSSSSGEGTDPRFVKLAPVFRCSMLKSGDKKSIPLTVEWSASPPHDYLIAGCHDGTVAMWKFSASNVSQDTRPLLCFSADTNPIRALSWAPAQSNSDNANVIATAGHGGLKFWDLRDPFRPLWDIDHIPRFIYSLDWIPDPRKTLCWNKTTGPAQSWLFAFCYLECSSIKTNSLRPMLWRKMLRETGPHIFCACH, from the exons ATGAATGAAGAGGAAGTGGAACCTCCACTCGGGGTTCTATTGGGTCGAAAGCGCGGGAAAACGAAGTCCGCCAAGAGAGCAAGCCAAGTAACACCGCACAGCACAGAGCCACTACAAATCGAACCAGAGCCTGTCCCGATCGATGCGGAGCCAATTGCAATTGAGCCAGAGAACTCAAGGAATGGCGCTAGGGTTAGTGTTTCGATGTTCGATGACTCGGTGGAGAATCATTTTAGAGTCATGCACACGATTTCTGAGCTCTGTGGCGACGCCGAAGACGAGCCACTCCCGGTGAGCGACATTCAACGCTTATCATCCTCCACCACTTTCTTGAG GGAATGGGCAGATTTTAAGTATGAACCTAGAGATGTTCGATTCGCTTGCGAAGCAGAAAGCTCTGATGAGGAGGATGTTGTCAGTAGGATAAACTTGCGGCAGTTTTCTTCTGCAACTGTTCCACAG AACGACGCGGGGAACACATCTTCTCCAGAGTTGAG ACAAGACTATGTGATGTATGTTGGAGGGCCTGTTTGGGCATTGGATTGGTGTCCTAGAGTTCATGAAAGTCACGACCGTCATGCAAAGTGCGAG TTTATTGCCATTGCTGCTCATCCCCCTGGATCTTCTTATCACAAGTTAGGTGAGCCACTTACTGGCAGAGGTGCCATTCAGATATGGTGTCTTCTAAATGCTAGTGTAAATGATGAAGGTGTTCCTATAGGAGACAAACCAAAAGGAGGAAATAAAAGGAGTGGAGCCACAGAAAAATGCACTGAACAAAAAAGGGGAAGACCCAGAAAGAAGCCATTAGAAGAATCTGTTGGCAAAGAGGCCACAGAAGAAAAACTGTCTGAGCCAAAAAGGCCGAGAGGAAGACCTAGAAAGAAGCCAATAGAAGAATCTATTGACAAAGAGGCCAAAGAAGAGAAATCAACTCAACCAAAGAGGCCTAGAGGAAGACCTAGAAATAAATTAATAGAAGAATCTGTTGACAACTTGGATGGGAGAACCAATTGTGATGAGGTTCTTGCTATTGATTATCCAAAGGAATCATCTGAGTTGCATTCTATGGATTGTCTTCCTGCAAATACTCAAGGAAATTTTGTACAAGAATATCATGGCAAAAAGCAACTAAGCTATGGGCAGAGTCAACCGAAGAAGCCTAGAGGAAGACCCAGAAAGAAGCCAATAAAAGAACCTGTTGACAATTTAGATGGGGGCAACAATAATTTTGAGGTTCTTGCTATTGAATACCAAAAGGAATCACTGGAGTTGCATTCTACGGATTGTCTTCTTGCAAATACTCAAGTGGACGCTGTACAAGAAACAAGTTACAAGCAGACTCGATCAAAGAGGCCTAGAGGAATACATGGAAAGAAGCCAATAGAAGAATCTGTTGAAAACTTGGATGACAGCAGCAATACGGGTGAGGCTCTTGATGATCAATATCCAAAGGAATTATTGGAGTTGGAGGGCAGGGATTGCGCTCCTGAAAATACTCAAGGAGATGAGGTACAAGATGATAGtggtaagaaaagaaaaacgtaCAGAAAGACTCGAGCAAAGATTCCTAGAGAAAAACCTGGGGAGAAGCTAGTAGAATATTCTGTTGATAACTTGCATGGGAGCAGCCATTATGCGGAGGCTCTTGGAGTCCAATATCTCAAGGAAACATCAGAGTTGCATGCTATGAATTGTGTTCCTGCATTTACTCAGGCGCATGATGTACAAGAAGCTCTTAATGAAAAACTTGAAAGTTCCGGACCGGGTCCTCAAACAAATAATAATGTTTCAAATAATGGTTATGCTGAAATTGGCTCAATTAGGTGTTCAGTTCCAAAGGATGTAGCATTGCCAAGAATCATATTCTGCCTAGCTCACCATGGAAAGGTTGCTTGGGATGTGAAATGGCGTCCTCTTAATGAACATGATTCCAGATGCAAGCATCGAATGGGCTATCTTGCTGTTCTGTTGGGGAACGGGTCTCTGGAAGT GTGGGAGGTTCCTGTTCCTCGTGCAATTGAAGTTATTTATTCTTCTTCATCTGGAGAGGGCACTGATCCTCGCTTTGTAAAATTGGCACCAGTATTTAGATGCTCAATGTTGAAGTCTGGTGACAAAAAAAG CATCCCTCTTACTGTGGAATGGTCAGCTTCACCACCTCACGATTACTTAATTGCCGGATGCCATGATGGAACT GTTGCTATGTGGAAGTTTTCCGCTAGTAATGTATCTCAAG ATACAAGGCCTTTACTTTGTTTCAGCGCAGATACAAATCCTATTAGGGCGCTCTCTTGGGCCCCAGCTCAAAG CAATTCAGACAATGCAAATGTTATAGCTACTGCTGGACATGGAGGCCTAAAATTTTGGGACCTACG TGATCCATTCCGTCCCTTGTGGGACATCGATCATATACCAAGGTTCATATATAGTCTGGATTGGATTCCAGATCCAAG GAAAACCCTTTGCTGGAACAAAACAACAGGGCCTGCACAATCTTGGTTGTTTGCCTTTTGCTATCTGGAGTGTTCAAGTATCAAGACTAACAG CTTACGTCCAATGCTGTGGAGAAAGATGCTACGCGAAACCGGGCCCCACATTTTCTGTGCGTGTCACTAA